One Weissella ceti DNA window includes the following coding sequences:
- the rnc gene encoding ribonuclease III gives MFDALQADLATKYDIHFKNEALLEEAFTQANYINEHPEYLGKDYQRLEFLGDAVMQQSTAVYLFKRYPEWDEGRLTELRISMVQTRSFAILSRELHLDEYIRLGRGEEMSGARSRDSLLEDIWEAFIGALYLDQGSDTVMAFLEKIMFAKIDEGFYEQFVDYKSKLQELLQKQGAVVIKYTKIAEERIENNNQLFTVSVTLDDKELGTGQGKSTKAAEKDAARQAYQRLSQEA, from the coding sequence ATGTTTGATGCATTACAAGCAGACTTAGCAACAAAGTATGATATTCACTTTAAGAATGAGGCGTTACTAGAAGAGGCATTTACACAAGCAAACTATATTAACGAGCACCCAGAATACTTGGGAAAAGATTACCAACGTTTAGAATTTTTAGGCGATGCTGTGATGCAACAATCCACAGCTGTTTATCTATTTAAGCGTTACCCTGAATGGGATGAAGGTCGCTTGACAGAGTTGCGAATCTCAATGGTTCAAACACGATCATTTGCAATTTTGTCACGTGAGCTACATCTTGATGAATACATTCGTCTGGGCCGTGGTGAAGAAATGTCAGGTGCGCGTTCAAGAGATTCATTGTTAGAAGATATCTGGGAAGCATTCATTGGTGCTCTTTACTTGGACCAAGGTTCTGATACAGTGATGGCATTCTTGGAAAAGATTATGTTTGCTAAAATTGACGAAGGATTCTACGAACAATTTGTGGACTACAAGTCAAAGCTACAAGAACTTTTGCAAAAACAAGGTGCGGTGGTCATTAAGTACACAAAGATTGCGGAAGAACGAATTGAAAACAATAATCAATTGTTTACAGTATCAGTGACATTGGATGACAAGGAATTAGGTACAGGACAAGGTAAGTCTACTAAGGCTGCGGAAAAAGATGCGGCACGTCAAGCATACCAACGTCTGAGTCAAGAGGCATAA
- the rpe gene encoding ribulose-phosphate 3-epimerase encodes MAIKVAPSILSADYMNLQKDVELVEQAGAEMLHIDVMDGMFVPSISFGPNWVKGLKEFANIELDVHLMVEEPGRYVDVFADAGADIIGVHYEATQHIHRVLQQIKNRGLKAEVVINPGTSVELLAPVLDMVDQVLIMTVNPGFGGQKFLPSSVAKIARLHEMKVEGGYDFDIQVDGGINDESAKLVYDAGATVAVAGSYVYDKVDPAAKIARLKEVTAN; translated from the coding sequence ATGGCTATTAAGGTTGCTCCATCAATTTTGTCAGCAGATTACATGAACTTGCAAAAGGACGTTGAACTAGTTGAACAAGCTGGTGCAGAAATGCTACACATCGACGTTATGGATGGTATGTTTGTCCCATCAATCTCATTTGGTCCAAACTGGGTTAAGGGATTGAAGGAATTCGCAAACATTGAATTGGACGTTCACTTGATGGTTGAAGAACCTGGACGTTACGTAGATGTCTTTGCTGATGCTGGTGCCGATATTATCGGTGTACACTACGAAGCCACACAACACATTCACCGTGTGCTACAACAAATCAAGAACCGTGGATTGAAGGCCGAAGTTGTTATCAACCCTGGAACTTCTGTTGAATTGTTGGCCCCTGTTTTGGATATGGTTGATCAAGTATTGATCATGACTGTTAACCCAGGATTTGGTGGACAAAAGTTCTTGCCATCTTCAGTTGCAAAGATTGCTCGTTTGCACGAAATGAAGGTTGAAGGCGGATACGACTTCGACATTCAAGTTGATGGTGGAATTAACGATGAAAGTGCTAAGCTAGTTTACGATGCTGGTGCAACTGTTGCTGTTGCTGGATCATACGTTTACGATAAGGTAGACCCTGCAGCCAAGATTGCACGTTTGAAGGAAGTTACGGCTAACTAA
- the recG gene encoding ATP-dependent DNA helicase RecG gives MMSLMDSVAELSGVGPKREQALNALEIYTIADLLSYYPKRYTDLSEKTPAETQNGEKITFKGVVTSEPVIARFGRAKARVTFRLTVSPDTISVAFFNQPWIAKQLEIGQEVAVYGTYDKARQSLSGMKLMTTDAEDSLQGVYPSSKQIKAGTIKELVQQALGRYDQLIRQEFVPKAIREQFKLMDHYTMVHTMHEPQDAYTLEQAQRTASFEEFFIFQMRLQLIKQMNQANQGRSVLFNNDTLKSFIATLPFELTDAQKKVVNEILRDMRRPLHMNRLLQGDVGSGKTVVAALAMYAAITANMQAAMMAPTEILAQQHAKTVGKFFDPQEVRVELLTGSTKAAARRQILADLEAGEIDILIGTHALIQPDVAFHNLGLAIIDEQHRFGVKQRAALREIGMNPDVLAMTATPIPRTLAITAYGEMDVSVIDQLPEGRKPIQTKWVRHHQLEETLQFVRGQLDEGAQAYVVTPLIEESEVLDVQNAQAMYEELQAEFAPKYKVGLLHGRMTNDEKEAVMAAFKANEYQVLVSTTVIEVGVDVPNSSVMIILDADRFGLSQLHQLRGRVGRGSRQSYTFLVSDPKTQYGIERMDAMVGTTDGFVLAQKDLELRGAGDILGKRQSGVPEFRVGDPVQDIQMMSVAQEEAITVVSQPDWDKDPEIAGLVELLDETMVRYRNFD, from the coding sequence ATGATGAGTTTAATGGACTCAGTTGCTGAACTGAGTGGTGTGGGACCCAAACGTGAACAAGCGTTAAATGCGTTAGAAATCTATACAATTGCTGATTTGTTGAGTTATTATCCGAAGCGCTACACAGACTTAAGTGAGAAAACACCCGCCGAAACACAAAACGGTGAAAAAATTACGTTTAAAGGTGTTGTAACTTCAGAACCAGTCATCGCACGCTTCGGTCGAGCGAAAGCGCGTGTGACTTTTCGCTTAACTGTATCGCCGGACACGATTAGTGTGGCCTTCTTTAATCAACCATGGATTGCCAAGCAATTAGAAATTGGCCAAGAAGTAGCTGTTTATGGGACTTATGATAAGGCCCGTCAAAGTTTGAGCGGGATGAAACTAATGACCACTGATGCGGAAGATAGTCTGCAGGGCGTTTATCCATCATCAAAACAAATCAAAGCAGGAACAATTAAAGAATTAGTCCAACAAGCCTTGGGGCGTTATGATCAATTAATTCGTCAGGAATTTGTGCCTAAAGCCATTCGTGAACAATTTAAATTGATGGATCATTACACAATGGTGCATACGATGCATGAGCCACAGGACGCCTATACCTTGGAACAAGCGCAACGCACAGCAAGTTTTGAAGAATTCTTTATCTTCCAAATGCGTCTACAGTTAATTAAACAAATGAATCAAGCCAATCAAGGGCGTTCGGTGTTATTTAATAACGACACATTGAAATCCTTTATTGCCACGCTGCCGTTTGAACTAACTGATGCGCAGAAGAAAGTCGTGAATGAGATTCTCCGTGATATGCGTCGTCCGTTACATATGAACCGCTTGTTACAAGGTGACGTTGGGTCTGGTAAGACCGTTGTTGCAGCACTAGCGATGTATGCTGCAATCACAGCTAACATGCAAGCGGCAATGATGGCGCCAACGGAAATTTTGGCACAACAACATGCTAAAACAGTTGGTAAGTTTTTTGATCCACAAGAAGTGCGCGTGGAGCTATTGACTGGTTCAACGAAAGCAGCAGCGCGTCGTCAGATTCTAGCGGATTTAGAAGCGGGTGAAATTGATATTTTAATTGGAACACACGCGCTAATTCAGCCAGATGTGGCTTTCCATAACTTAGGATTAGCCATTATTGATGAACAGCATCGGTTTGGGGTTAAGCAACGTGCCGCTTTGCGTGAAATTGGGATGAATCCAGATGTATTAGCCATGACGGCGACACCGATTCCACGTACATTGGCGATTACAGCCTATGGTGAAATGGATGTGTCAGTGATTGACCAACTACCAGAAGGACGAAAGCCAATTCAAACGAAATGGGTACGTCATCATCAATTGGAAGAAACGCTGCAATTTGTTCGTGGCCAACTAGATGAAGGCGCCCAGGCTTATGTCGTGACGCCATTGATTGAAGAATCTGAAGTGCTAGATGTTCAAAATGCACAAGCGATGTATGAAGAACTACAGGCAGAATTTGCACCCAAATATAAGGTTGGTCTTTTACATGGTCGAATGACGAATGATGAAAAAGAAGCTGTGATGGCGGCCTTTAAAGCTAATGAATATCAAGTCTTAGTTTCAACGACTGTTATTGAAGTTGGAGTGGACGTACCAAATTCATCGGTCATGATTATTCTGGATGCGGATCGCTTTGGTTTGTCACAATTACACCAATTACGCGGGCGTGTTGGTCGTGGTTCAAGGCAGTCGTACACATTCCTAGTGAGTGATCCAAAGACACAATATGGAATAGAGCGAATGGATGCGATGGTTGGCACAACCGATGGCTTTGTATTGGCCCAAAAGGACTTAGAATTACGTGGAGCCGGTGACATCTTAGGTAAGCGTCAATCAGGGGTGCCTGAGTTCCGCGTGGGTGATCCAGTGCAAGATATTCAAATGATGTCTGTGGCCCAAGAAGAAGCGATTACTGTCGTTAGCCAACCAGATTGGGATAAAGATCCAGAAATTGCAGGACTAGTTGAATTGCTCGATGAGACCATGGTTCGTTATCGAAACTTTGACTAA
- the rsgA gene encoding ribosome small subunit-dependent GTPase A: protein MPNYHGQIQLSLAGFYDVMTDDGQLIRTRARGNFRKRDIKPMVGDFVEFSVEPPQDGYILSIDERRNSLVRPPVSNVDQAFVVTSVKIPEFSTNLLDRQLVALEEKDIEPVIYISKTDLLSPEEFAELSEIIDGYRAAGYDAILPDSSFDEASLAEVKERMPGQLTVLMGQTGAGKSTLLNHLVPGLELETGEVSEALMRGKHTTRQVGLIEMFDGLVADTPGFSAFEVFDMDARDLTHYFREFNRLSPNCKYRGCVHLNEPACAVKEALEAGEIMPSRYKNYTEFYDLIEGRRPVYNKHDKKH from the coding sequence ATGCCAAATTATCATGGACAAATTCAATTATCATTAGCTGGCTTCTATGATGTCATGACTGATGATGGTCAATTGATTCGTACACGTGCACGTGGAAACTTCCGTAAGCGTGATATTAAGCCAATGGTTGGTGATTTTGTTGAATTTTCAGTAGAACCACCCCAAGATGGATACATTCTAAGCATTGATGAACGTCGTAACAGCTTAGTTCGTCCACCTGTTTCAAATGTCGATCAAGCATTCGTTGTAACCTCAGTTAAAATACCTGAATTCTCAACAAATCTGTTGGATCGTCAATTGGTTGCTTTGGAAGAAAAAGACATCGAACCAGTGATTTATATCTCTAAAACTGATTTGTTGTCACCAGAAGAATTTGCGGAACTATCGGAAATTATTGATGGGTACCGCGCGGCTGGTTATGACGCAATTTTGCCCGACAGTTCATTTGATGAAGCAAGTCTGGCGGAAGTAAAAGAACGCATGCCAGGTCAACTAACGGTCTTGATGGGACAAACAGGGGCTGGAAAGAGTACATTGTTGAACCACTTGGTACCAGGTCTAGAACTAGAAACTGGCGAAGTGTCTGAAGCATTGATGCGTGGAAAGCACACAACTCGTCAAGTTGGTTTGATTGAAATGTTTGACGGTCTAGTGGCCGACACCCCTGGATTCTCAGCGTTTGAAGTCTTTGATATGGATGCGCGCGATTTGACGCACTATTTCCGAGAATTTAACCGCTTGAGCCCAAACTGTAAGTACCGTGGTTGTGTTCATTTGAATGAACCAGCCTGTGCGGTCAAAGAAGCATTAGAAGCTGGCGAGATTATGCCTTCACGTTATAAGAATTACACAGAATTTTATGATTTGATTGAAGGCCGTCGTCCGGTTTATAATAAACACGATAAGAAACATTAA
- a CDS encoding acyl carrier protein, whose translation MSREEIFTKVAGLIADHFELDADSIQGSMDLMVDVDADSIDFVELVLEMEDEFDAEISDDDAATLKTVDDIVNYIASK comes from the coding sequence ATGAGTCGCGAAGAAATTTTTACAAAAGTTGCTGGTTTGATTGCAGATCATTTTGAATTGGATGCAGACAGCATTCAAGGATCAATGGACTTGATGGTTGACGTTGATGCTGATTCAATTGACTTTGTTGAATTGGTTTTGGAAATGGAAGATGAATTTGATGCTGAAATTTCTGATGACGATGCCGCAACACTAAAGACTGTTGACGATATCGTTAACTACATTGCTAGCAAGTAA
- a CDS encoding thiamine diphosphokinase — protein MQRIRLLAGGPTTEWPAELAQGRLEGPWAGADRGALRLLELGHQPIMAVGDFDSLTEAEAAVVLPQIQDVFRSNPEKDYTDTERLVREVDAMYQPDEIEIYGATGGRIDQLLSNLFVFATPEFHDIAPKVRLIDRQNDIRFYLPGEHAIAKTPGMKYVCFMPLTPVEELNLIDEKYPLRWSGNPYAWSSNEFTAPINHFSFKTGVVAVIQSRD, from the coding sequence ATGCAACGCATTCGTCTGTTAGCAGGTGGCCCAACCACAGAATGGCCAGCTGAACTTGCTCAGGGGCGTTTAGAAGGTCCTTGGGCAGGCGCAGACCGTGGTGCCTTACGTCTGTTGGAATTGGGGCATCAGCCAATTATGGCTGTCGGTGACTTTGATTCATTAACAGAAGCAGAGGCGGCAGTTGTTTTGCCACAAATTCAAGATGTATTTCGTTCAAATCCGGAAAAGGACTATACAGATACGGAACGTTTAGTACGTGAAGTAGATGCAATGTACCAACCGGATGAAATTGAAATCTATGGTGCAACTGGTGGACGAATTGATCAATTGTTATCAAATTTGTTTGTCTTTGCAACGCCTGAATTTCATGATATTGCACCTAAAGTGCGGTTAATTGATCGACAAAATGACATCCGTTTCTACTTACCTGGTGAGCATGCTATTGCTAAAACGCCAGGAATGAAGTATGTTTGTTTCATGCCCTTGACGCCAGTTGAAGAGTTAAACTTAATTGATGAGAAGTATCCATTGCGTTGGTCAGGCAATCCATATGCCTGGTCTTCAAATGAATTTACGGCTCCAATTAATCATTTTAGCTTTAAAACTGGCGTGGTTGCGGTGATTCAAAGCCGTGATTAA
- the pknB gene encoding Stk1 family PASTA domain-containing Ser/Thr kinase yields the protein MNAGHLIGDRYRVISRLGKGGMANVYRAYDTILEREVAVKFMRLDLKDDPMVQKRFENEIRSSSELVNEHITQVYDYGEENGSQYLVTEFVDGKDLKRYELTESPIPLTKIVDLMSQILIGVEAAHDQRIIHRDLKPQNILVSNEGEAKITDFGIARAQSSYGMTQTNTAIGSVHYMAPEQVRGETASVRSDIYSLGIMLFELLTGDVPYTGETSVAVAVKHTTESMPSVREQDPRIPQALENVVLKATAKHPADRYASAAKMAEDLATVLSPERVNEAKWVASHTDEDATVTKVLHLSGADHNGQATQMTTTIATQVVPEAVESVATPFVDENNRQPKKSGKRWFIWLTCLLVLVLAGFGFAVASQPQMYTVPDVKNMSVTEAKQTLADSNLDLGDVTQEYSSTLEKDMVIGSTPGSGKKVRKDAKVDLVISRGPEQVRFGDYVNAKYSDVSEDLKRKGYLIDHDYLYSDVYPSGYIISQSIQPDAKVIPADTNVTFVVSSGPMPVAPTLPKADSDSESKESSESKSSKKSESKSESKATKEDDSDDKSDVDTPTETDKPNKKAETNKD from the coding sequence ATGAATGCTGGACATTTAATTGGTGATCGTTATCGTGTGATTTCTCGACTTGGTAAAGGTGGGATGGCAAATGTCTATCGTGCCTACGATACGATTCTAGAACGTGAAGTTGCTGTCAAGTTTATGCGTTTGGATTTGAAAGATGATCCAATGGTACAAAAACGTTTTGAAAATGAAATTCGCTCGTCTTCGGAATTAGTGAATGAACACATTACGCAAGTGTATGACTATGGTGAGGAAAATGGGAGCCAATACTTGGTCACTGAATTCGTGGATGGTAAAGACTTGAAGCGTTATGAGTTGACTGAAAGCCCCATTCCATTGACTAAAATTGTTGATTTGATGTCACAAATTTTAATCGGAGTTGAGGCTGCCCATGATCAACGCATTATTCACCGTGATTTGAAGCCACAAAATATTTTGGTTTCAAATGAAGGCGAAGCTAAAATTACTGATTTTGGCATTGCACGTGCGCAATCTAGCTATGGCATGACCCAAACAAATACTGCGATTGGTTCAGTCCACTATATGGCACCAGAACAGGTCCGTGGTGAAACAGCCAGTGTGCGTAGTGATATCTACTCATTAGGAATCATGTTATTCGAGTTATTAACTGGGGATGTACCATACACTGGTGAAACATCAGTTGCAGTTGCAGTTAAGCACACAACAGAAAGCATGCCATCTGTACGAGAACAAGATCCGCGTATTCCTCAAGCGTTAGAAAATGTGGTGTTGAAAGCTACCGCCAAACATCCGGCAGATCGTTATGCGAGCGCGGCGAAAATGGCGGAAGATTTAGCAACAGTGTTATCACCAGAACGTGTGAATGAAGCGAAGTGGGTTGCATCACATACTGATGAAGATGCGACGGTCACAAAAGTGTTGCACTTATCAGGTGCCGACCATAATGGTCAAGCAACACAAATGACAACTACAATCGCAACGCAAGTCGTACCAGAAGCTGTTGAGTCTGTGGCCACACCCTTTGTGGACGAAAATAATCGTCAACCTAAAAAATCAGGTAAACGTTGGTTCATCTGGTTAACATGCTTGCTAGTATTGGTCTTAGCTGGTTTTGGCTTTGCAGTTGCTAGTCAACCACAAATGTATACTGTGCCGGATGTTAAAAACATGAGTGTGACAGAAGCGAAGCAAACGTTGGCAGATAGTAACCTTGATTTGGGGGATGTGACGCAAGAATATTCATCCACTTTAGAAAAAGATATGGTTATTGGTTCTACGCCGGGTTCAGGTAAAAAGGTGCGTAAGGACGCCAAGGTGGACTTAGTGATTTCTCGTGGACCTGAGCAAGTCCGTTTCGGGGATTATGTGAACGCGAAGTATTCCGATGTATCAGAAGATTTGAAACGCAAAGGTTATTTGATTGATCACGATTATTTGTACAGTGATGTATACCCGAGTGGTTATATCATTAGTCAAAGTATCCAACCAGATGCTAAAGTGATTCCAGCCGATACCAATGTAACGTTTGTGGTATCTAGTGGTCCGATGCCCGTGGCACCAACCTTGCCTAAGGCCGATTCTGATAGTGAATCGAAGGAATCATCTGAATCAAAGAGTAGTAAGAAATCTGAATCAAAGTCTGAATCTAAGGCCACTAAAGAAGACGATTCCGATGACAAGTCTGATGTAGACACACCCACAGAAACAGACAAACCCAATAAAAAAGCAGAAACAAACAAAGACTAA
- a CDS encoding DAK2 domain-containing protein encodes MEVLTNITDVEFSKMIKAAAGALQENAEKINELNVFPVPDGDTGTNMMLSMAIGAEYEESETGTTVGLLAKATSKGLLMGARGNSGVILSQIFRGFATSVADKEVLTARDLADAFMGGAETAYKAVMKPTEGTILTVIREGAAAANRSANQTDNVIEVMHATLEAAEKALASTPDLLPVLKEVGVVDSGGQGLTIVFQAFYAALSGEEVSYKVASANLDAQVKEVHGGAQAAINPEDIEFSYCTEIMVGIGEGTTYTKDFDYDEFYAHLADLGDSLLVINDDDVVKVHVHTENPGAVISWGTEFGDLQKVKVDNMREQQVDATGGQAKKANAHDKKEAVDLAIVTIASGAGFNDLFTAAGATVVLDGSSAPSTQDLVKAVNATGAKRAIILPNDSNIFMAADQAVELTDIPTAVVRTRTVQQGLTSMVVGYNPEGELETTVTAMTGTLTDIQSGAVTTSVRDTTLNGLEIHTGDAIGLLDGKIIVAVPDADIMEAAKQLMAEMLDEDSELVTIYYGEESSLEKAQELEDYAVEVDEELEVETYEGGQPLYPILMSVE; translated from the coding sequence GTGGAAGTTTTGACGAATATTACTGATGTTGAATTCAGTAAGATGATTAAAGCTGCAGCCGGTGCGTTGCAGGAAAATGCTGAAAAAATTAATGAATTAAATGTGTTCCCTGTGCCGGATGGTGACACAGGAACTAACATGATGCTTTCAATGGCTATCGGTGCTGAATACGAAGAATCAGAAACTGGTACAACAGTAGGCCTATTAGCGAAAGCAACATCAAAGGGATTGTTGATGGGAGCACGTGGTAACTCAGGTGTTATCTTGTCACAAATCTTCCGTGGTTTTGCAACAAGCGTTGCTGACAAAGAAGTTTTGACAGCCCGTGATCTTGCAGACGCCTTCATGGGTGGTGCTGAAACAGCGTATAAGGCTGTTATGAAGCCAACTGAAGGAACAATTTTGACAGTTATCCGTGAGGGGGCTGCTGCGGCTAACCGCTCAGCCAACCAAACTGATAACGTTATCGAAGTGATGCATGCAACTTTGGAAGCTGCTGAAAAGGCGCTAGCCTCAACCCCAGATCTATTGCCAGTTTTGAAAGAAGTTGGTGTTGTGGATTCAGGTGGACAAGGTTTGACAATTGTTTTCCAAGCATTCTACGCTGCATTGTCAGGTGAAGAAGTGTCATACAAGGTTGCTTCAGCAAACCTTGATGCACAAGTGAAGGAAGTTCACGGTGGTGCGCAAGCTGCCATTAACCCTGAAGACATTGAATTCAGTTACTGTACTGAAATCATGGTCGGAATTGGTGAAGGAACAACTTACACTAAGGACTTCGACTACGATGAATTCTACGCTCACCTAGCAGACCTTGGAGACTCATTGTTGGTTATCAACGATGATGATGTCGTTAAGGTTCACGTTCACACTGAAAACCCAGGAGCTGTTATCTCATGGGGAACTGAATTTGGGGACTTGCAAAAGGTTAAGGTCGACAACATGCGTGAACAACAAGTTGACGCAACTGGTGGACAAGCTAAGAAGGCCAATGCACATGACAAGAAGGAAGCTGTTGATCTAGCGATTGTTACAATTGCTAGTGGAGCAGGATTTAACGACTTGTTTACGGCAGCTGGTGCAACTGTTGTGCTTGATGGTTCAAGTGCCCCATCAACGCAAGACTTGGTTAAGGCCGTTAACGCGACTGGTGCCAAGCGTGCGATCATCTTGCCTAACGATAGCAATATCTTTATGGCTGCTGATCAAGCAGTTGAATTGACTGATATCCCGACAGCTGTTGTACGTACACGTACAGTGCAACAAGGATTGACATCAATGGTTGTTGGTTACAACCCTGAAGGTGAACTAGAAACAACTGTTACGGCTATGACAGGGACTCTAACAGACATCCAATCAGGTGCTGTGACAACTTCTGTTCGTGACACAACGTTGAACGGTTTGGAAATCCACACAGGTGATGCCATTGGATTGCTAGACGGTAAGATCATTGTTGCTGTTCCAGATGCAGACATCATGGAAGCCGCAAAGCAATTGATGGCTGAAATGCTAGACGAAGATTCAGAACTAGTAACGATTTACTACGGTGAAGAATCAAGCCTAGAAAAGGCGCAAGAACTTGAAGATTACGCCGTTGAAGTTGATGAAGAATTGGAAGTTGAAACATACGAAGGTGGACAACCACTTTACCCAATTTTGATGTCAGTTGAATAA
- a CDS encoding Asp23/Gls24 family envelope stress response protein yields MAVKIQMSQGTIEIENDVIATIVGAAATDNYGVIGMASQNPLRDGFNQILNGDNFAKGVVVRQNTNGVAVDVYIITGYGMKISEISKSVQARVKNDLNVMLGIIADEVNVIVQGVRMLED; encoded by the coding sequence ATGGCAGTTAAAATTCAAATGAGTCAAGGAACGATTGAAATTGAAAATGATGTCATCGCAACGATTGTGGGAGCGGCTGCAACAGATAACTATGGTGTTATTGGAATGGCCAGCCAAAACCCTTTGCGTGATGGCTTCAACCAAATTTTGAATGGGGACAACTTCGCCAAGGGTGTTGTTGTGCGCCAAAATACAAATGGGGTCGCCGTTGATGTTTACATCATCACTGGCTATGGGATGAAAATTTCTGAAATTTCAAAGAGTGTACAAGCACGTGTCAAGAATGATTTAAACGTGATGCTTGGCATTATTGCAGATGAAGTTAATGTTATTGTGCAAGGTGTGCGCATGTTAGAAGATTAA
- the rpmB gene encoding 50S ribosomal protein L28, whose amino-acid sequence MAVDAITGKRTRFGNQRSHALNSSRRSWKPNLQKVTVKINGSAPKKVYLSARTLKAGLKNGSIERV is encoded by the coding sequence ATGGCAGTTGATGCAATTACTGGAAAGCGTACTCGCTTTGGTAACCAACGTTCACACGCCCTTAACTCAAGTCGTCGTAGCTGGAAGCCAAATTTGCAAAAGGTAACCGTTAAGATTAACGGTTCTGCACCAAAGAAGGTTTACTTGTCAGCTCGTACTTTGAAGGCTGGATTGAAGAACGGTTCAATCGAACGTGTTTAA
- the plsX gene encoding phosphate acyltransferase PlsX, with protein MFKIAVDAMGGDNAPAEIVAGVELARDAMPDMAFQLYGDQAQIEAVLENNDRIEIMHAEEKIEMAEEPVRAIRKKKQSSLVLAAQAVKSGEADALFSAGNTGALLAAGIFIVGRMKGIDRPALMTTLPAFDGPHQAFTMMDVGANAENKATHLYQYGILGSFYAREILNFENPRVGLLNNGSEADKGDSLHKEAHVLLAHGGEAGYLNFIGNVESRDLLQGAADVVVADGFSGNATLKAIEGTAKTMLRVLKSTIMDAGLREKIGGALLKPGLKRVAARLDYSEYGGAVVIGTNQPVVKTHGSASGQEVMNTIKQIHTMLDVDLTGKIQRFVTDHADELAARPDTEEK; from the coding sequence ATGTTTAAAATTGCAGTTGATGCAATGGGGGGCGATAACGCTCCGGCAGAGATTGTTGCTGGTGTAGAACTAGCGCGCGATGCCATGCCTGATATGGCGTTCCAACTTTACGGTGATCAAGCACAAATTGAAGCCGTGTTAGAAAACAATGATCGCATTGAAATTATGCACGCTGAAGAAAAAATCGAAATGGCTGAAGAACCTGTTCGCGCCATTCGTAAGAAGAAGCAAAGTTCATTGGTTTTGGCTGCGCAAGCGGTTAAGTCTGGTGAAGCGGATGCTTTGTTCTCAGCTGGAAACACAGGTGCCTTGTTGGCAGCGGGAATCTTTATCGTTGGACGTATGAAGGGAATTGACCGTCCAGCTTTGATGACAACTTTGCCTGCCTTTGATGGGCCACACCAAGCATTTACAATGATGGACGTGGGTGCCAATGCTGAAAATAAGGCAACGCACCTTTACCAATACGGTATCTTAGGCTCATTCTATGCGCGTGAAATCTTGAACTTCGAAAACCCACGTGTGGGACTTTTGAACAACGGAAGTGAAGCGGATAAGGGTGATTCATTGCACAAGGAAGCACACGTCTTACTAGCCCACGGTGGTGAAGCTGGCTACCTAAACTTTATTGGTAACGTTGAATCACGTGATCTATTGCAAGGGGCTGCGGATGTTGTTGTGGCTGATGGCTTCTCAGGTAATGCAACCTTGAAGGCCATTGAAGGAACAGCGAAGACAATGTTGCGTGTGCTAAAGAGCACAATCATGGATGCCGGTTTGCGTGAAAAGATTGGTGGCGCTTTGTTGAAGCCTGGTCTAAAGCGTGTAGCTGCTCGTTTGGATTATTCTGAATATGGTGGTGCTGTGGTGATTGGAACAAACCAACCGGTTGTGAAGACCCACGGTTCTGCTTCTGGGCAAGAAGTTATGAACACAATCAAGCAAATCCACACAATGTTGGATGTTGATTTGACTGGAAAGATTCAACGTTTTGTGACGGATCACGCTGATGAATTGGCTGCCCGTCCTGATACTGAAGAAAAATAA